From the Dehalobacter sp. genome, one window contains:
- the secY gene encoding preprotein translocase subunit SecY — MILETLKDAWKVPSIRKKIGFTLLMLLIFRIGSHIPIPFMDREVLQNMMGSGGLFDFFNTFSGGSLKRFSVFSLSIMPYITASIIIQLLTVVIPYLERLSKEGDQGRKKIVQYTRYGTVVLGFINGFGLTIGLRGALTIPQESLRILIYIMIAIVLTAGTAFLMWLGEQITEKGIGNGISLIIFAGIVAGIPDAIKYLVGLLQVGEIGWISIVGLVVIAALIIAAVVFIQEGQRRIPVQYAKRVVGRKQYGGQSSHIPLKVNQAGVIPIIFGISLMAFPATIATWLPQDSAFALFAQKWLQMNGSAYSIPYLIMYALLIIFFTYFYTGITFNPVDVADNLKKYGGFIPGIRPGRPTSDYLFKILSRVTLAGGIFLALIAVLPSLIMGFTGIDNIYLGGTSLLIVVSVALDTMKQMENQLMQRHYQGFLK, encoded by the coding sequence TTGATACTTGAAACCCTGAAGGATGCCTGGAAAGTTCCGAGCATTAGAAAGAAAATAGGGTTCACCTTGCTTATGCTTCTGATCTTTAGGATTGGGTCTCACATCCCGATTCCGTTTATGGATCGTGAAGTGCTTCAAAACATGATGGGCAGTGGAGGATTGTTTGATTTCTTCAACACATTCTCTGGTGGCTCCCTGAAACGCTTCTCTGTATTTTCATTAAGTATCATGCCCTATATCACTGCCTCCATCATTATTCAGCTCTTAACGGTCGTCATTCCTTATCTGGAAAGACTATCAAAAGAGGGCGATCAGGGCAGAAAAAAGATTGTTCAGTATACCCGCTATGGTACTGTTGTACTTGGCTTCATCAACGGTTTTGGACTGACCATCGGCTTAAGAGGTGCGCTTACGATTCCTCAAGAGTCGCTTAGGATTCTAATTTACATTATGATTGCAATCGTACTGACCGCAGGTACAGCTTTTCTGATGTGGCTGGGCGAACAGATCACCGAAAAAGGCATTGGCAATGGCATCTCACTCATTATCTTTGCCGGTATTGTTGCTGGGATTCCAGATGCAATCAAGTACTTGGTTGGGCTGCTGCAGGTTGGCGAAATCGGTTGGATATCAATCGTAGGCTTAGTGGTTATTGCAGCGCTGATTATTGCCGCTGTTGTATTTATCCAGGAGGGCCAAAGAAGAATTCCGGTTCAATATGCCAAAAGAGTCGTCGGCCGCAAGCAATACGGTGGACAGAGCTCTCATATTCCGTTAAAAGTTAATCAGGCGGGCGTTATTCCGATTATTTTCGGTATTTCCTTAATGGCCTTTCCGGCAACCATTGCGACCTGGCTCCCACAGGACTCAGCCTTCGCTCTTTTTGCCCAGAAATGGCTGCAAATGAATGGCTCAGCCTATTCAATACCGTACTTGATCATGTATGCATTGCTCATTATTTTCTTTACCTATTTCTATACAGGAATTACCTTTAATCCTGTAGATGTCGCGGATAATCTTAAAAAGTACGGCGGTTTTATTCCTGGAATTCGTCCGGGTCGTCCGACTTCAGATTATTTGTTTAAAATCCTGAGCAGAGTGACTTTGGCAGGTGGGATATTCCTGGCACTGATTGCTGTTCTCCCCAGTCTGATCATGGGATTCACCGGAATAGATAACATCTATTTAGGTGGAACATCCCTGCTGATTGTGGTCAGCGTTGCTCTTGATACGATGAAACAGATGGAGAATCAGCTGATGCAGCGTCACTATCAAGGATTTTTAAAGTAG
- a CDS encoding adenylate kinase: protein MRMILMGPPGAGKGTQADLLIEHYHIPHISTGDMFRAAIKEQTALGMKAKEYMDAGGLVPDEVTIGIVADRLAQADCQNGFLLDGFPRTAAQADALAKILSDMKIALDGVINIELGEADLLERLTGRRVCKQCGATFHTVFNAPKQQDVCDKCGGALYQRSDDTLETAQNRLKVYNTQTEPLIAYYNNQGLLKRIQGDKEIKQVFSDVLSVLE, encoded by the coding sequence ATGAGAATGATACTCATGGGTCCTCCTGGAGCAGGAAAAGGAACACAAGCCGATTTGCTCATTGAGCATTATCATATACCCCACATTTCAACTGGGGACATGTTCAGAGCCGCAATCAAGGAACAGACTGCCCTGGGAATGAAGGCCAAAGAATACATGGATGCCGGTGGCCTTGTCCCGGATGAAGTAACGATTGGGATTGTAGCCGACAGATTGGCTCAGGCTGATTGTCAAAATGGTTTCCTTCTGGACGGGTTTCCCCGTACGGCTGCCCAGGCGGATGCATTGGCGAAAATCTTAAGCGACATGAAAATTGCTCTGGACGGAGTTATCAACATTGAACTGGGCGAAGCAGATCTCTTGGAACGGCTCACCGGAAGAAGGGTCTGCAAACAGTGCGGTGCAACCTTCCATACTGTCTTCAACGCTCCTAAACAACAGGACGTTTGTGACAAGTGCGGTGGTGCACTCTACCAGAGAAGCGATGACACACTTGAAACAGCACAAAATCGGCTGAAGGTATATAATACACAGACTGAACCCCTGATTGCATATTATAACAACCAAGGCTTGCTCAAGAGAATTCAA